One Actinospica robiniae DSM 44927 genomic region harbors:
- a CDS encoding serine/threonine-protein kinase: protein MSLSSGSSKPGDWRVGAVVDGRYRVVGELGRGGMGVVHRVRHLGWDIDMAVKSTLEDVFRSPVGQGLFVREAEAWVSLGLHPHVCACYYVRVLGGVPRVFAEYVSGGSLQDWVRDGRLYEGGGAAVSGRILDVAVQVARGLEHAHSRGLVHLDVKPANVLLDESGTAKITDFGLARSKAAVAAVAAAPNGASPGSDVSILVANSGMTPAYASPEQSAGKQLGRRSDVYSFAVSVLELLTGEVRWKAGSVAGAGLGHYLSDPGNPVVAPPRLGELLGRCLQLDPAERPSSMAEIAAELVEIYELATGLPYPRPASPEAALRADELSNRGLSLLDLGRANEAEAAFAQALAVDPHHLGAVYNGGLLRWRSGVITDVELVAQLSEVVQHRDDSSWQARYLLAQVHLERGDFAAVRALLDELAHQPPGPGDELANQIRAALRSGRVVDAQCVGTKTVTSLAEIPSPPIKLLARHEVNGYQAQRFSADGRLTLTGHWDGTVRLWDVAADRLLCTLEGHRGQVMNIDFDAAARHALSTGYDGTVRFWDLGTGRCLRVFTAGRATRFSPVRLSADGRVGVWVGESGRIEVWDLTAGVLHRALGFPLENSPIEDSTFSVNCDGSLVLIADGTGARVWDPVHGRSLALRTETLSKPSDLCFSSDGRFAAVATVDRAIRLWDVADGRCVRTLTGHTTPARTMALSSDMRYLFSGSVGDKTVRYWELKTGRCLRTFADHDRYGTVWVGLPADDSRIGLSSENSRPAPQPVYTWRLPEGYTAEPFLIRPRQYAEVSRLGGEVDALLGEANRELADSRPQAAFDLLTRARAVPGYERAPRILAAWRELGRSAIRTGLRAAWSRKLADGRAALGDVVSIGLSADARLAVTAHYKSVVRVWDLTSSTRKLVLEDDRGWPSVVALSGDGGRAQCHSLSSINSWDLESGERSVIPVEREMTRAVCFLDDGRQALSGGGDGVIRRWDLAANRCLATMPAPSPGTNEIALSADERLAAVGDSTGAVRLWDLEQGRMLTSWKAHVRPVLSVSLSRDGRLALSTAMDDPVIRLWDASSETCVREFAGHGDGWISTVRFTPDGRFAFSAGHDRTLRLWDIATGSCVHVLEGHEGAVRHFELTDDLHHVLSSGDDALRLWDLDWDLAVENQGTE from the coding sequence GTGAGCCTGTCGAGCGGGTCGAGCAAGCCGGGGGACTGGCGGGTCGGGGCGGTGGTCGACGGGCGGTACCGGGTGGTGGGCGAGCTCGGGCGGGGCGGGATGGGCGTGGTTCATCGGGTGCGGCACCTCGGCTGGGACATCGATATGGCCGTGAAGAGCACGCTCGAGGACGTCTTCCGGTCGCCGGTCGGGCAGGGGTTGTTCGTCAGGGAGGCGGAGGCCTGGGTATCGCTGGGGCTGCATCCACACGTGTGCGCCTGCTACTACGTGCGCGTGCTGGGCGGCGTGCCCAGGGTTTTCGCCGAGTACGTTTCCGGGGGCAGCCTGCAGGACTGGGTGCGCGACGGGCGGCTGTACGAGGGCGGGGGAGCGGCGGTTTCGGGGCGCATCCTGGATGTGGCGGTGCAGGTCGCGCGGGGTCTTGAGCACGCGCATTCCCGAGGGCTCGTGCATCTGGATGTGAAGCCGGCCAACGTGTTGCTTGACGAGTCCGGCACCGCGAAGATCACCGACTTCGGGCTCGCCCGCTCGAAGGCCGCCGTTGCTGCCGTCGCGGCCGCGCCAAACGGCGCGTCACCGGGATCTGATGTCAGCATTCTTGTCGCAAACAGCGGCATGACGCCGGCGTACGCCTCGCCGGAACAGTCTGCCGGGAAACAGCTTGGGCGGCGCAGCGACGTGTACAGCTTCGCCGTGTCAGTGCTCGAGCTCTTGACCGGTGAGGTCCGCTGGAAGGCTGGATCGGTTGCGGGGGCAGGGCTCGGCCACTACCTGTCCGACCCGGGCAATCCGGTCGTCGCACCGCCGCGGCTGGGTGAGTTGCTGGGGCGCTGCCTGCAGCTGGATCCGGCCGAGCGGCCGTCATCGATGGCTGAAATAGCCGCCGAGCTCGTCGAGATCTACGAGCTGGCGACGGGGCTCCCTTATCCGCGCCCTGCTTCGCCAGAGGCCGCATTGCGGGCCGACGAACTGAGCAACCGAGGTCTCTCGTTGCTCGACCTCGGGCGCGCCAACGAGGCAGAGGCCGCGTTTGCTCAGGCGCTGGCCGTCGATCCGCACCATCTCGGCGCTGTGTACAACGGAGGGCTGTTGCGCTGGCGCAGCGGCGTGATCACCGATGTGGAGCTCGTCGCCCAGCTTTCTGAGGTTGTCCAGCACCGCGACGATTCCTCGTGGCAGGCAAGGTATCTGCTGGCGCAGGTCCACCTCGAACGCGGCGACTTCGCTGCCGTCCGCGCATTGCTCGACGAACTCGCGCACCAACCGCCTGGCCCGGGCGACGAGCTCGCGAACCAGATCCGTGCGGCGTTGCGCTCCGGGCGCGTCGTCGATGCACAATGCGTCGGCACCAAGACGGTCACGAGCCTCGCGGAGATACCGAGTCCGCCCATCAAGCTGCTGGCGCGCCACGAGGTCAACGGCTATCAAGCGCAACGGTTCAGCGCGGATGGACGGTTGACGCTCACCGGGCACTGGGACGGCACGGTCCGGCTCTGGGACGTCGCGGCCGACAGGCTGCTGTGCACGCTCGAAGGGCATCGCGGCCAGGTCATGAACATCGACTTCGACGCTGCCGCGCGGCACGCGTTGTCCACCGGTTACGACGGTACGGTGCGGTTCTGGGATCTGGGGACCGGCCGGTGCTTGCGCGTATTCACGGCCGGCCGCGCAACGAGGTTCAGCCCGGTCCGGCTCAGCGCGGACGGGCGGGTCGGCGTATGGGTCGGCGAGAGCGGGCGCATCGAGGTCTGGGATCTGACGGCCGGCGTTCTCCATCGGGCTCTCGGATTCCCCTTGGAGAACAGCCCGATCGAGGATTCGACGTTTTCAGTGAACTGCGACGGAAGCCTTGTGCTCATCGCCGACGGAACTGGGGCGCGGGTCTGGGACCCGGTCCACGGCCGGTCCCTGGCGCTGAGGACCGAGACCCTGTCGAAGCCGAGTGACCTGTGCTTCAGCTCCGACGGCCGGTTCGCGGCGGTCGCGACGGTCGATCGCGCCATCCGGCTGTGGGACGTGGCGGACGGGCGCTGCGTGCGCACGCTGACCGGGCACACCACGCCGGCCCGCACGATGGCGCTCAGCAGCGACATGCGATACCTGTTCTCCGGATCGGTCGGGGACAAGACGGTCCGGTACTGGGAGCTGAAGACCGGCCGCTGTCTGCGCACCTTCGCGGACCACGACCGCTACGGAACGGTATGGGTCGGCCTGCCCGCCGACGACTCGCGGATCGGGCTGTCCTCGGAAAACAGCAGGCCTGCGCCGCAGCCTGTGTACACATGGCGGCTGCCCGAGGGATACACCGCCGAGCCGTTCCTGATCCGGCCTCGCCAGTACGCGGAGGTCAGCAGACTCGGCGGCGAGGTGGACGCGCTGCTCGGAGAGGCGAACCGGGAGCTCGCCGATTCCCGGCCCCAGGCCGCCTTCGACCTGCTCACTCGCGCTCGGGCGGTGCCCGGATACGAGCGGGCTCCGCGGATACTCGCGGCCTGGCGGGAACTCGGGCGTTCGGCCATCCGGACGGGGTTGCGGGCAGCCTGGTCGAGGAAACTGGCGGACGGCCGGGCGGCGCTCGGCGACGTCGTCTCGATCGGCCTGTCCGCCGACGCGCGGCTCGCGGTGACCGCGCACTATAAGTCCGTCGTGCGTGTGTGGGACCTGACAAGCAGCACGCGAAAGCTGGTGCTCGAGGACGACCGAGGCTGGCCGTCCGTGGTCGCGCTGAGCGGCGACGGCGGGCGCGCGCAGTGCCACAGCCTGAGCTCGATCAACTCGTGGGACCTGGAAAGCGGCGAACGCAGCGTGATCCCGGTGGAGCGCGAGATGACCCGGGCCGTGTGTTTCCTCGACGATGGTCGGCAGGCGCTGTCCGGCGGGGGCGACGGGGTGATCCGCAGGTGGGATCTGGCGGCGAATCGCTGCCTGGCGACGATGCCGGCGCCTTCCCCAGGGACCAACGAGATCGCCTTGAGCGCGGACGAACGGCTAGCCGCGGTCGGCGACAGCACAGGCGCCGTCCGTCTGTGGGATCTCGAGCAAGGCAGGATGCTGACATCCTGGAAGGCGCACGTCCGGCCGGTTCTGTCCGTGTCGTTGAGCCGCGACGGTCGCCTGGCCCTTTCCACCGCCATGGAC
- a CDS encoding class I adenylate-forming enzyme family protein, with amino-acid sequence MTMPTTVPALLAARAAADPDRVALMGDDGRGLTYQDWHSRSSAAARALTAEGLGRAGVVCLVFDTDRWTDFAIAYCAVQSAGGVAVPISARLPPREISDLARRCGAWKTIRADGMTALDPPGAVLDFDALLAEPPGGPIGAQLPPEPDDVAQILFTSGTTGEPKGVAATHQNLTFGQVLDPRRRAFAHSRILLHAFPIGTNAAQMMLLHALTAAPAVACMARFTPRRFARFVEKHRVGTVFLVPAMATELLASPAALAHDLSSLRLIGSSAAPLPAPIAARLAEAFPEAAIVNYYTSTEAAPAHTAMVFDPERPDSIGIPGAGCALKIADAAGHRLAPGEIGEVWLRASDAARRYLEGDPAETTFRDGWVRMGDLGRIDDEGHLYLVDRISDVVKCGAFKVSTLRVEAAVLEHDDVLEATAFALPHPVLGSSVAVAAVTRAPLSLSALRSFLGERLAEHEQPTRLLTMDALPRNDAGKVLKNVLRESATTRKAMADA; translated from the coding sequence ATGACGATGCCCACCACGGTGCCGGCGCTGCTCGCCGCCCGGGCCGCGGCCGATCCCGACCGCGTCGCCCTGATGGGCGACGACGGCAGAGGCCTGACATATCAGGACTGGCATTCGCGCTCCTCGGCGGCGGCTCGGGCGCTGACCGCCGAGGGGCTCGGCCGGGCCGGCGTGGTCTGCCTCGTCTTCGACACCGACCGCTGGACGGACTTCGCGATCGCTTACTGCGCAGTCCAAAGCGCTGGAGGCGTCGCCGTCCCGATCTCGGCCCGCTTGCCGCCACGGGAGATCTCGGACCTGGCGCGGCGCTGCGGCGCGTGGAAGACAATCCGCGCGGACGGAATGACGGCTCTCGATCCGCCGGGCGCAGTACTCGATTTCGACGCACTCCTGGCCGAACCGCCGGGCGGGCCGATCGGCGCGCAGTTGCCGCCGGAGCCGGACGACGTCGCCCAGATCCTGTTCACCTCCGGCACCACGGGTGAGCCGAAGGGCGTGGCAGCCACGCATCAGAACCTCACCTTTGGTCAGGTTCTGGATCCACGCCGCCGGGCCTTCGCCCACTCCCGGATCCTGCTGCACGCCTTCCCGATCGGCACGAACGCCGCCCAGATGATGCTCCTGCACGCGCTCACCGCGGCCCCGGCCGTCGCCTGTATGGCACGCTTCACGCCGAGACGCTTCGCGCGCTTCGTGGAGAAGCACCGGGTCGGCACGGTGTTCCTCGTGCCGGCCATGGCCACGGAACTGCTCGCATCGCCGGCCGCGCTGGCGCACGACCTCTCCAGCCTCCGGCTCATCGGATCCTCGGCGGCGCCGCTGCCCGCGCCGATCGCCGCGCGCCTGGCCGAGGCGTTCCCCGAGGCCGCGATCGTCAACTACTACACGTCCACCGAGGCCGCGCCCGCGCACACCGCGATGGTCTTCGACCCGGAGCGTCCCGACTCGATCGGCATACCCGGCGCCGGATGCGCTTTGAAGATCGCCGACGCCGCGGGCCATCGGCTCGCCCCGGGCGAGATCGGCGAGGTCTGGCTGCGCGCGTCGGACGCCGCTCGGCGCTATCTCGAGGGCGATCCGGCCGAGACCACGTTCCGCGACGGCTGGGTTCGGATGGGCGATCTGGGCCGCATCGACGACGAAGGCCATCTCTACCTGGTCGACCGCATCTCGGACGTCGTCAAATGCGGGGCTTTCAAGGTCTCGACCCTCCGTGTGGAGGCGGCAGTGCTCGAACACGACGACGTCCTCGAGGCGACCGCGTTCGCGCTGCCGCATCCCGTGCTCGGATCGAGTGTCGCCGTCGCGGCCGTGACGCGGGCGCCGCTGTCGTTGTCGGCGCTGCGCAGCTTCCTCGGCGAACGGCTCGCCGAGCACGAGCAGCCGACCCGGCTGCTGACGATGGACGCTCTCCCGCGCAACGACGCCGGGAAGGTCCTCAAGAACGTTCTGCGGGAAAGCGCCACGACGCGAAAGGCGATGGCAGATGCCTGA
- a CDS encoding condensation domain-containing protein, which produces MTPATDAQRGIWLTERLGGAGSAFHLPLSVRFDGPLDVDALARACDAVVERHPALRTCFVEHEGAVVQLPSTRRPTLTASSGDLAADIAEPFDLEQGPPARFRLLTHLGSDSSTLLFVAHHVVFDGMSKDVLLADLSSFYRSANAVGAVVDANGRPSADVTVERAAARLWSTRRGALDEVALPGGSFALPLRPAPARSLAFAPYLAFADAIGVSRFEVLLAALHALLLGYGNPDAAIAVDMSTRAPGDDQAIGCHVNEIPVPADRAERFRDLALGLRATLRELRPVRSVPYARAVGGLRPRAALAPVSLSYRRRGPNPVFEGMRCEVEWAMSNAMVRGIMHAHVVDGPDGFDARLDFNAHLIDEAAAAEIAADLAEILAKAAADPDAPVRELVRHAGSGPYAAESADDAFGAPSCEADSGLTAQVLAIWCDVLRVEEIALDDDLYDLGGHSLTITQIAGRIRKEIGIEVPFEVFADDPTVIGVVEAIGRAR; this is translated from the coding sequence ATGACCCCAGCCACAGACGCGCAACGCGGCATCTGGCTGACCGAGCGCCTCGGCGGCGCCGGCAGCGCCTTTCACCTGCCGCTGTCCGTGCGCTTCGACGGGCCGCTCGACGTCGATGCACTGGCCCGGGCCTGCGACGCGGTAGTCGAACGCCACCCGGCGCTGCGGACCTGCTTCGTCGAGCACGAGGGCGCCGTGGTCCAGCTACCTTCGACCCGACGCCCGACACTCACCGCCTCCAGCGGCGACCTGGCCGCCGACATCGCAGAGCCCTTCGATCTCGAGCAAGGGCCGCCAGCTCGATTCAGGCTCCTGACGCACTTGGGGTCGGATAGCAGCACCCTGCTCTTCGTCGCGCACCACGTCGTCTTCGACGGCATGTCCAAGGACGTGCTGCTCGCGGACCTGTCGTCGTTCTACCGATCTGCCAACGCTGTGGGCGCAGTTGTCGACGCGAACGGACGTCCGTCGGCGGACGTGACCGTGGAGCGCGCGGCCGCACGGCTCTGGTCGACGCGACGCGGCGCGCTCGACGAGGTGGCCCTGCCGGGCGGATCGTTCGCGCTGCCCCTGCGCCCGGCTCCAGCCAGGTCGCTGGCGTTCGCACCCTACCTCGCGTTCGCCGACGCCATTGGAGTCTCAAGGTTCGAAGTCTTACTCGCCGCGCTGCACGCGCTCCTGCTCGGCTACGGAAACCCGGACGCCGCGATCGCGGTGGACATGTCCACCCGGGCACCCGGCGACGACCAGGCGATCGGCTGCCACGTCAACGAGATTCCGGTCCCGGCCGACCGCGCCGAGCGGTTCCGCGATCTCGCACTCGGCTTGCGCGCAACGCTGCGCGAGCTCAGACCGGTCCGGAGTGTGCCGTACGCGCGCGCCGTCGGGGGCTTGCGACCGCGGGCGGCATTGGCCCCGGTCTCGCTCAGCTACCGGCGCCGAGGGCCGAACCCGGTGTTCGAAGGCATGCGCTGCGAGGTGGAGTGGGCGATGTCCAATGCCATGGTGCGCGGGATCATGCACGCCCACGTCGTCGACGGGCCCGACGGCTTCGATGCCCGGCTCGACTTCAACGCGCACCTGATCGATGAGGCCGCCGCTGCCGAGATCGCGGCTGACTTGGCAGAGATTTTGGCGAAGGCGGCGGCCGACCCCGACGCGCCCGTGCGCGAACTCGTCCGGCACGCCGGGAGCGGGCCGTATGCAGCCGAGTCTGCCGACGACGCATTCGGTGCGCCGTCGTGCGAAGCCGATTCCGGTCTTACCGCTCAGGTTCTGGCCATCTGGTGCGACGTGCTGCGCGTCGAGGAGATTGCGCTCGACGACGACCTCTACGACCTCGGCGGGCATTCGCTGACGATCACCCAGATCGCCGGCCGGATCCGCAAGGAGATCGGCATCGAGGTCCCGTTCGAGGTCTTCGCGGACGACCCCACGGTCATCGGCGTGGTCGAGGCGATCGGCAGGGCGCGGTGA
- a CDS encoding MbtH family protein, with protein sequence MTSENTFIVVVNDEEQYSIWPDDGREIPSGWRPEGMSGSKEACLARIESVWADIRPRSLRERTSR encoded by the coding sequence ATGACCAGCGAGAACACGTTCATAGTCGTGGTCAATGACGAGGAGCAGTACTCGATCTGGCCCGACGACGGCCGGGAGATCCCGTCCGGGTGGCGGCCGGAGGGAATGTCGGGCAGCAAGGAGGCGTGCCTCGCCCGCATCGAGTCGGTATGGGCTGACATCAGGCCCCGCAGTCTGCGCGAACGGACGAGCCGATGA
- a CDS encoding diguanylate cyclase codes for MAHLFGTTLVGIALRRRAELFAAALRRQAQTDALTGLANRRAMQDYFDHVTARGAGKDEDLAVLVVDVDHFKLINDRYGHVAGDHTLELLGHLIASHVRSDDFAARIGGEEFALVLPGCGMPAAGQRAEDLRSAVERRSLASWPHPVTVSIGVAVARARAGNAGAEELLTAADAALYRAKEAGRNTVRRAPSSRG; via the coding sequence CTGGCTCATCTGTTCGGCACGACACTCGTCGGCATCGCGCTTCGCCGACGAGCGGAACTGTTCGCGGCCGCGCTACGCCGCCAGGCGCAGACGGACGCGCTCACCGGCCTGGCGAACCGCCGAGCCATGCAGGATTACTTCGACCACGTCACCGCGCGCGGCGCCGGCAAGGACGAAGACCTCGCCGTGCTTGTCGTCGACGTCGACCACTTCAAGCTCATCAACGACCGCTACGGCCATGTGGCCGGTGATCATACGCTCGAACTGCTCGGCCACCTGATCGCCTCGCACGTGCGGTCCGACGACTTCGCAGCCCGCATCGGCGGAGAGGAGTTCGCGCTGGTACTACCCGGCTGCGGCATGCCGGCCGCAGGTCAACGCGCCGAAGACCTCCGCTCGGCCGTCGAACGCAGGTCGCTGGCATCCTGGCCGCACCCGGTGACGGTGTCCATCGGCGTCGCCGTCGCGCGAGCGCGAGCGGGTAACGCGGGGGCCGAAGAACTGCTCACCGCCGCGGACGCGGCGCTGTATCGGGCAAAGGAAGCGGGCCGCAACACCGTCCGACGGGCTCCCTCGTCACGCGGATGA
- a CDS encoding cellulose binding domain-containing protein: MRQKQARRALVPTGAALALAAGALVPTALSANAATPSLTVLYKTSTSTVNYEVDPWFEVVNNTGSAIAYSTITIDYYFSDPTNETYNFGCAWAVAGCANLTGTVHTLANPTANADHYLQISFSGSAGNLAAGANSGDMQLRMWRADWANINQANDYSYNGADTSYTASSKITAFQNGSLVWGSTPNGSTPNPSASASASASASASPTGGGGTNPPPSGVMFDDFNYSSSSDPNLTAHDWTVRTSSGGPGVSGATWSANAVTFPASTAAGGTHVMNLAASTDGTPGNTVQAEIDTTNRKFLAGTYAARVFFNDAPSTGPNGDCVNETFYSISPDDSLYSEDDFEYLPNGGWGGPPHSMYTTSWYSADALDRVTNDDQTSLQGWHTLVETVLNGTVTYYIDGTQVFSSSGKYYPREDMTIDFNEWFIDGELAGSSTPRTWNEQVGWVYYANGQALSPTQVQTNVSALQSAGTSFTDTVPSS, from the coding sequence ATGCGTCAGAAACAAGCCCGCCGGGCCCTTGTGCCGACCGGAGCAGCGCTCGCGCTGGCTGCGGGCGCGCTCGTCCCGACCGCCTTGTCGGCCAACGCCGCCACCCCGTCCCTGACGGTGCTGTACAAGACCAGCACGTCCACCGTGAACTACGAGGTGGACCCCTGGTTCGAGGTGGTCAACAACACCGGCTCGGCCATCGCCTACAGCACCATCACGATCGACTACTACTTCTCCGACCCGACCAACGAGACCTACAACTTCGGCTGCGCGTGGGCCGTGGCCGGCTGCGCCAACCTGACCGGCACCGTGCACACGCTGGCCAACCCCACCGCCAACGCCGACCACTACCTGCAGATCAGCTTCAGCGGCTCGGCCGGCAACCTCGCCGCCGGCGCCAACAGCGGCGACATGCAGCTGCGCATGTGGCGCGCCGACTGGGCGAACATCAACCAGGCGAACGACTACTCGTACAACGGCGCGGACACCTCGTACACGGCGTCGAGCAAGATCACCGCGTTCCAGAACGGCTCCCTGGTCTGGGGCTCCACCCCCAACGGCAGCACGCCCAACCCCTCGGCCAGCGCGAGCGCCAGCGCCAGCGCGTCGGCGAGCCCGACCGGTGGCGGCGGCACGAACCCGCCGCCCAGCGGCGTCATGTTCGACGACTTCAACTACTCCAGCTCGAGCGACCCGAACCTGACCGCCCACGACTGGACCGTGCGCACCTCCTCCGGCGGCCCCGGCGTGTCCGGTGCCACCTGGTCCGCGAACGCGGTCACCTTCCCGGCCTCGACCGCGGCCGGCGGCACGCACGTGATGAACCTCGCCGCCAGCACCGACGGCACCCCCGGCAACACGGTCCAGGCCGAGATCGACACCACCAACCGGAAGTTCCTCGCGGGCACCTACGCCGCCCGGGTCTTCTTCAACGACGCGCCGTCCACCGGCCCCAACGGCGACTGCGTCAACGAGACCTTCTACTCGATCAGCCCGGACGACAGCCTCTACAGCGAGGACGACTTCGAGTACCTGCCCAACGGCGGCTGGGGCGGCCCGCCGCACTCGATGTACACCACCAGCTGGTACAGCGCCGACGCGCTGGACCGCGTCACCAATGACGACCAGACCAGCCTGCAGGGCTGGCACACCCTCGTCGAGACCGTGCTCAACGGCACCGTCACCTACTACATCGACGGCACCCAGGTCTTCTCCAGCTCGGGCAAGTACTACCCGCGCGAGGACATGACCATCGACTTCAACGAGTGGTTCATCGACGGCGAACTCGCCGGCAGCTCCACCCCGCGCACCTGGAACGAGCAGGTCGGCTGGGTCTACTACGCGAACGGCCAGGCCCTGAGCCCGACGCAGGTGCAGACCAACGTCAGTGCCCTGCAGTCGGCCGGGACCAGCTTCACCGACACCGTGCCCTCATCCTGA
- a CDS encoding EamA family transporter, whose translation MLMILLAIASACAYGVADFLGGAATRKAKVFRVVAISAPASLAIEGLLLPVLGARWEAGSLGWGAASGAASAFAFALLYQALSIGPMAVMAPITALVSAALPVVVGLAEGDRLSATEIAGIPVAACAILLVTVKRSAGVGRVRPKAVAVAVLAGAAIATQLIMLNQAPHDSGVAPLIVGRAVSSLIVLNAAIAVRRRIDPGRPNLGLAAGAGCLDSLANLCFLLSARHGLLSVSAVIVALYPAATIVLARAVLKERISRAQWLGLGMAALGVTLLALG comes from the coding sequence ATGCTCATGATTCTGCTGGCGATCGCCAGCGCCTGCGCCTACGGTGTCGCCGACTTCCTCGGCGGTGCGGCAACGCGGAAGGCCAAGGTCTTCCGGGTGGTCGCGATCAGCGCGCCGGCCAGCTTGGCGATCGAGGGCTTGCTGCTGCCCGTGCTCGGCGCGCGGTGGGAGGCGGGTTCGCTCGGCTGGGGCGCGGCTTCGGGGGCCGCATCGGCGTTCGCGTTCGCGTTGCTCTATCAGGCTTTGTCGATCGGGCCGATGGCGGTGATGGCCCCGATCACCGCGCTCGTCTCGGCGGCGCTGCCGGTGGTGGTCGGGCTCGCGGAGGGCGATCGCCTGTCCGCGACCGAGATCGCCGGGATTCCGGTGGCGGCGTGCGCGATCTTACTGGTGACGGTCAAGCGCTCGGCCGGCGTCGGGCGGGTTCGGCCGAAGGCCGTGGCGGTGGCCGTCTTGGCGGGTGCGGCGATCGCCACTCAGCTGATCATGCTGAATCAGGCTCCGCATGACAGCGGCGTCGCCCCGCTGATCGTCGGACGAGCTGTCAGTAGCCTGATCGTGCTCAACGCCGCGATTGCGGTGCGCCGACGGATCGACCCGGGGCGGCCGAACCTGGGCCTGGCTGCGGGTGCCGGCTGCTTGGATTCGCTGGCCAATCTGTGCTTCCTGCTCTCTGCGCGGCACGGACTACTCAGCGTCAGTGCCGTGATCGTGGCGCTGTACCCGGCGGCGACCATCGTGCTGGCCCGGGCGGTGCTGAAGGAACGGATCAGTCGTGCCCAGTGGCTCGGTCTGGGCATGGCCGCCCTCGGCGTGACGTTGCTGGCGCTGGGCTGA
- a CDS encoding GntR family transcriptional regulator, producing the protein MTMEATLEGVRERLYLKVKGQIVERIEQLRPGVLIPPERDLAVAYETSRTTVRKAVAELVTEGRLVRRQGSGTYVAEPKLAWPLSVSDFNGHAEAETEGLRTCTILLGTERIAAGEELADRLGMRPGAEILSMQLLRSVNDAPMALECVHVVGRRYCGLEAEIAASEFVYEVLRKRISDRVARAVETIETVPAAPSQAALLGTEIGTPMLLVTQHGHTAQGEPVEWVQTWYRGDRYSFVAHITKPQAHAGRHLMPT; encoded by the coding sequence ATGACCATGGAGGCCACGCTCGAGGGCGTACGCGAGCGCCTGTATCTCAAGGTGAAAGGCCAGATCGTGGAGAGGATCGAGCAGCTGCGGCCCGGTGTGCTGATCCCCCCGGAGCGCGATCTCGCGGTGGCGTACGAGACCTCGCGTACAACCGTTCGCAAGGCGGTCGCCGAACTCGTCACCGAGGGCCGACTGGTGCGACGCCAGGGGTCGGGCACGTACGTGGCCGAGCCGAAGCTGGCCTGGCCGCTGTCGGTCTCGGATTTCAACGGCCACGCCGAGGCCGAGACCGAGGGTCTGCGCACCTGCACGATCCTGCTCGGGACCGAGCGAATCGCGGCCGGCGAAGAACTCGCCGACCGCCTCGGCATGCGGCCGGGCGCTGAGATCCTGTCCATGCAGCTGCTGCGTTCCGTCAACGACGCCCCGATGGCGCTGGAGTGCGTGCACGTGGTCGGCCGGCGCTACTGCGGGCTTGAGGCCGAGATCGCCGCGAGTGAGTTCGTGTACGAAGTGTTGCGCAAAAGGATCAGCGACCGCGTCGCCCGCGCCGTGGAGACGATCGAGACAGTGCCGGCCGCCCCGAGCCAGGCAGCGTTGCTCGGCACGGAGATCGGCACGCCGATGCTGCTGGTCACCCAGCACGGCCACACCGCGCAGGGCGAGCCGGTCGAGTGGGTGCAGACCTGGTACCGCGGCGACCGATACTCGTTCGTCGCCCACATCACGAAGCCGCAGGCGCACGCGGGCCGGCACTTGATGCCGACCTGA